The following DNA comes from Firmicutes bacterium CAG:345.
AACGCCATCACCAGAAATTGCTGGAGCGATAAGTGTTTGGGTAAATGCATCAGTTGCGGTACCATCTAATATTGAAGAACCATAGTCATCTTCACTATTTGAACTATGTTTAGTAACATTGATTCTATATAACTTATAAGAAGCTTCATTGATGGAATAAACAAATGTAAATTCACCTTCAAGATTTTGATATTGATCATCATAATCATCAGTATCACCAGCAGTAGTTTTAACTGAGTAAGTAACATAATCAAATCCTTCTTCTTTAAGTGATACCTCAGCAGTAATATTGAAATTAAGATCAGAAGAACGAACACTGATATCAGCTAAAGCTGCATTAATTGCCTTTTCTAAAACAGGTAAAGTAGATTTTGCTGAAGCACCAGCAGATGTTGTAAAGGAAGAAAAATCACTTCCAGAAACATAAGGATTACCTTGATTAACATAAGAAGCTAATTTATTTACTTCACTGACGCCTAAACTATCTTCATCACCTTCAATATAACTTAATCCAATCATGTTATTGTCTAAGAAACATGCTAAAACAGTAATTGTTCCACTAAAACCTTTATCAGTTTTAAGAAGATAAGCATGTCCTGTTTTTTCATCAGCTGTAACAACAGAATAATATTGAACAATATGAGAGTCAAATGGTTTAGGATTTGTATTTAATGCTGGATCATCACTTGTTGTATCATATACAAGTTTAACTTCTTTGCTTCCGACAAAAACACTTTTGATTGTTTTTGCAACTTTGCCACTTGAATTTTCAGCAATTTTTCCACTCACTGCATAATTAATTGCGGAAACAACACCACCGCAAACTAAGCATGTAGTTCCTAAAATTAATGGAAATAATATAAAATTATTTAATTTTTTCATCTTGCGAACACTCCGTTAATAAATGGAAGAATAGTTTCAACTGAATTCAAGAAACTCATTTTTCCACTTAAATAAGCACCGATTCCACATCCTAAACCTATGCACATAACAGTTAAACCTGCCATAACAATATATTGGGTTCCAATTCTATGATTGCTCTTATTGGATAATATTCTATCAATTGCTGGAGTACATAAATTTACTAATAATATTGAATATCCTACGCCTTCTGGAGCACTTCCTAAATAACGGATACATGCACAAACAAAGGCACCGAGGAATGCTGCATATATTCTTCCAGATGACATAACTGGTGATGTTACAGGATCGGTAATACAGAATACTGCACCAAATAATACAGCACCATATAAACATTGTCTCAAAGCGAATTCAAAAGAACCTAATCCTTTATCAGCAGTAACTCCCATAAATAATGAAATTATAAAGAAAGCTACAACATAAGTTAAAGACATTTTCCAATCGATTATTTTTCTTACTGAAAGATAAATTCCAATGAAAATAATAAGTCCAGCAAATGTTTCACCGATAGCACCATGATAGGTACCAAGGAATAAACTCTTTAATGAAATATCTAATGTTTCATTGACAAAACCACTAGCCTGATTAATTGTAGTAAGTGTAGCACCTGTACTGATAGTTAAATTTGTACCAGCTTGTACAACACTAGCATTAGAAATCTGACCTGAAAAACAAATTCCAGCAAATATTCTTCCTGCTAAGGCTGGATTAAAGATATTGCTTCCAAATCCACCAAATATGACTTTTGCAACTAAAGAAGCGATTAAAGCGGAGACAAAAATTACATAAATTGGAGTATAAACAGGGAATAATAAAACAAGAATTAATGGAGTAGCAAAGAAAAATTCTTTGGTTATTGGATTTAAGAATATTTCTTTAACTTTTAATGTTTTATGATAACGAATTGCAAGATTTGCGGTTTCAATAGCATAAACAGTTCCCATTGAAACTAATAAATTTAAGAACATTCTTAAAATGTATTTACCTGCATCATCACCGCCAGAAACACCATAATAAACTAAAGCAGCAATAAAGACTAAAGCTACGCAAATGGTGAATTCAATCATCATTGACATAGTTGTTCTTTTAGTCTTCACACGATCATGTTGAAAAACTTTTATCATATCTTTCTCCTACTTTTTAGTGCCAACTTTAATCTTAGTGATTAATTTACCTTTGGCAAAATCTTGAGCTAAATCAATATGTGATGGGCAAATAGCTGAGCACGATCCACAAGAAACGCAAGACATAATGCCTAATTTATCAGCAGATTTATAATCTTCACGTCCTAAAGCCATGCGAATTAAAACAGGTTGTAATGAACTTGGGCAAACTTCAATACATTTACCACAATGCCAACAAGCGACTGGTTTATATTCATGTTCTAACTTTTTAATATTAAAAACAGTTATACCTGAATTATTATTCATCAAAGCAATTTCTTCTGATCTAGCTGCTTTACCGGTCATTGGTCCACCTATAACAATCATCACATCATCTTCGGTATTATATCCTCCGAGGAATTTTATTATTTCTCCAATAAGTGTTCCAACTGGGCAAATGACGTTGTTATTATTTTTTAAAGCATCACCAGAAAAAGTATATGTTCTAAATCCTAAATTCTCAGTGCCGATAAATAGGTCACCAATTTGAGCTATTGTTTCAACATTATTGACAACAGCACCAACTTCAATAGGCAAAACATTATAAGTTTTCTTTAAGACGAACTTAACGAGTGTTCTTTCATATCCAGCTGGGTAAACGTCTGGTACTAAATGTAGTTCTAATTTGTCATGACCTTGTAAAGCTTTTTTAACTGGTTCAATCAGATCTTTTTTCGATTTTTTAAAGCATAGATAAGCTTTATCTAAGCCAAAAGTTTTTACAATTTTTTCCATGCCGACAATAACAGAATTCAAGCGTTCCTGTAAAGCTTTATAGTCAGTTGTTAAAT
Coding sequences within:
- a CDS encoding unknown (no significant homology to UniProt), which translates into the protein MKKLNNFILFPLILGTTCLVCGGVVSAINYAVSGKIAENSSGKVAKTIKSVFVGSKEVKLVYDTTSDDPALNTNPKPFDSHIVQYYSVVTADEKTGHAYLLKTDKGFSGTITVLACFLDNNMIGLSYIEGDEDSLGVSEVNKLASYVNQGNPYVSGSDFSSFTTSAGASAKSTLPVLEKAINAALADISVRSSDLNFNITAEVSLKEEGFDYVTYSVKTTAGDTDDYDDQYQNLEGEFTFVYSINEASYKLYRINVTKHSSNSEDDYGSSILDGTATDAFTQTLIAPAISGDGVDFSKYSQPLAAIASDKTYFTSDSKALGTAYTLYSMIYEAGQNFTAYNKETNAAIKIDDTHYRARVFNGTYGKLDLVATIDPVNRTVLSVEYKAYSAVAYYDNFGVDIIKGNTNSANTKRNDFVKNYVKFPAEGLSFDTFKNVNIDEVTVGTGATFTASGYLQAMQLIVAEFEKGAN
- a CDS encoding predicted NADH:ubiquinone oxidoreductase subunit RnfD (product inferred by homology to UniProt), producing the protein MIKVFQHDRVKTKRTTMSMMIEFTICVALVFIAALVYYGVSGGDDAGKYILRMFLNLLVSMGTVYAIETANLAIRYHKTLKVKEIFLNPITKEFFFATPLILVLLFPVYTPIYVIFVSALIASLVAKVIFGGFGSNIFNPALAGRIFAGICFSGQISNASVVQAGTNLTISTGATLTTINQASGFVNETLDISLKSLFLGTYHGAIGETFAGLIIFIGIYLSVRKIIDWKMSLTYVVAFFIISLFMGVTADKGLGSFEFALRQCLYGAVLFGAVFCITDPVTSPVMSSGRIYAAFLGAFVCACIRYLGSAPEGVGYSILLVNLCTPAIDRILSNKSNHRIGTQYIVMAGLTVMCIGLGCGIGAYLSGKMSFLNSVETILPFINGVFAR
- a CDS encoding putative uncharacterized protein (product inferred by homology to UniProt), giving the protein MNNLNAVGHKHIIGHKELTDHKSPLRFDPDFVYISAVDNKGLPLKDKLAAGEKVLRGTVLGTRPDFSIPVISSVSGTIKEVKKLFNSTLGRPTDFFVIENDKKYEAVDRPLLKDDISKEEFISAVQNAGLVGMGGAGFPTYLKYKTNKKISYLIVNAVECEPYLTTDYKALQERLNSVIVGMEKIVKTFGLDKAYLCFKKSKKDLIEPVKKALQGHDKLELHLVPDVYPAGYERTLVKFVLKKTYNVLPIEVGAVVNNVETIAQIGDLFIGTENLGFRTYTFSGDALKNNNNVICPVGTLIGEIIKFLGGYNTEDDVMIVIGGPMTGKAARSEEIALMNNNSGITVFNIKKLEHEYKPVACWHCGKCIEVCPSSLQPVLIRMALGREDYKSADKLGIMSCVSCGSCSAICPSHIDLAQDFAKGKLITKIKVGTKK